In one window of Halomarina pelagica DNA:
- a CDS encoding DUF371 domain-containing protein, with amino-acid sequence MDDTDGTDDTGGGDRQIVRARGHEHVRATHESTFEVTSDDWLTPAGDCIVGVEADRVPSDLEPAFVEACRDADATIAVTLAAGGREQTVTGRGHPDLTFAGDRSMVFRTSDYVDDRTAMVAADAAAADLDRDLVAALAEGAELTVALSVE; translated from the coding sequence ATGGACGACACGGACGGCACGGACGACACGGGCGGAGGCGACCGACAGATCGTCCGCGCCCGCGGCCACGAACACGTCCGCGCGACCCACGAGAGCACGTTCGAGGTGACCAGCGACGACTGGCTGACGCCGGCGGGCGACTGCATCGTCGGCGTCGAGGCCGACCGCGTCCCGAGCGACCTCGAGCCGGCGTTCGTCGAGGCCTGCCGCGACGCGGACGCGACGATCGCGGTCACGCTCGCCGCGGGCGGGCGCGAGCAGACGGTGACGGGGCGAGGCCACCCGGATCTCACCTTCGCCGGCGACCGGAGCATGGTGTTCAGGACGAGCGACTACGTGGACGACCGGACGGCCATGGTGGCAGCCGACGCGGCCGCCGCCGACCTCGATCGGGACCTCGTGGCCGCGCTCGCCGAGGGGGCGGAACTGACGGTGGCGCTCAGCGTCGAGTGA
- a CDS encoding coiled-coil protein: MAETIDESKNVELTEEDLETKSKGQLIKRAGQLRDRRNELNQMASDRASKRDELNAKTREKVDEAQEHREKRDELNEQVQEHKQKRNELNAKANELFSKVDEAKSDLDLDDGKSLEQLKEEIEQLEFRQQTEVLSTEDERELIEKIERKRDQYQERKQKLDQTDGIDGLKEEAQEVRAEASKHHQKVTELADKAQEHHNKMIEAYREADDIRDEADAAHERFVEAQEAADRHHEDFVRVQKRLRELDKAEERERKDERAQKRAEAKKEAEEIYQKFKEGETLDTEDLMKLQKSGLL, encoded by the coding sequence ATGGCAGAGACTATCGACGAATCCAAGAACGTAGAACTCACCGAAGAGGACCTCGAAACCAAATCCAAGGGCCAGCTGATCAAACGCGCGGGCCAGCTCCGAGATCGACGGAACGAGCTCAACCAGATGGCCTCGGATCGCGCGTCCAAGCGCGACGAACTGAACGCGAAGACGCGGGAGAAGGTGGACGAGGCCCAGGAACACCGCGAGAAGCGCGACGAACTGAACGAGCAGGTTCAGGAACACAAGCAGAAGCGCAACGAGCTGAACGCGAAGGCGAACGAACTCTTCTCGAAGGTCGACGAGGCGAAGTCGGACCTCGATCTCGACGACGGAAAGAGCCTCGAACAGCTCAAGGAGGAGATCGAACAGCTCGAGTTCCGCCAGCAGACCGAGGTCCTGAGCACGGAGGACGAGCGCGAACTCATCGAGAAGATCGAGCGCAAGCGCGACCAGTACCAGGAGCGAAAGCAGAAGCTCGATCAGACCGACGGCATCGACGGCCTCAAGGAGGAGGCCCAGGAGGTCCGCGCCGAGGCGTCGAAGCACCACCAGAAGGTGACGGAACTCGCCGACAAGGCCCAGGAGCACCACAACAAGATGATCGAGGCCTACCGCGAGGCCGACGACATCCGCGACGAGGCGGACGCCGCCCACGAGCGCTTCGTCGAGGCTCAGGAGGCCGCAGACCGCCACCACGAGGACTTCGTCCGCGTCCAGAAGCGCCTGCGCGAACTCGACAAGGCCGAGGAGCGCGAGCGCAAGGACGAACGCGCCCAGAAGCGCGCCGAGGCCAAGAAGGAGGCCGAGGAGATCTACCAGAAGTTCAAGGAAGGCGAGACCCTCGACACCGAGGACCTGATGAAGCTCCAGAAGTCCGGACTGCTCTAA
- a CDS encoding thioredoxin domain-containing protein has translation MTLSRRRFLAAAGATGVVGLAGCLGSSETMPDGPVTKAPVPKSPGDYTYATMGDGGKPVVTYIGNWKCVYCAAFSTNYLKDIVTKYVEPGKLSLEFRSWPNLIGPDDVRAARAGLAVWNVDPKTYWTYHEYVMANQPPESQEWATTDKLVSFAESAGVSNPEAVRRALEDGTYQQPVQANRQYIEKLRRRYPELRGTPALIVDGTFVPPIRDREGNPTEEVKQALQRVAEN, from the coding sequence ATGACCCTCTCCCGACGGCGGTTCCTCGCCGCGGCCGGTGCGACTGGCGTGGTCGGACTCGCCGGCTGTCTCGGCTCGAGCGAGACGATGCCCGACGGTCCCGTGACGAAGGCCCCCGTTCCGAAGTCGCCCGGCGACTACACCTACGCGACGATGGGCGACGGCGGGAAGCCCGTCGTGACGTACATCGGGAACTGGAAGTGCGTCTACTGCGCGGCGTTCAGCACGAACTACCTGAAGGACATCGTGACGAAGTACGTCGAGCCGGGAAAGCTCAGCCTGGAGTTCCGCTCGTGGCCGAACCTCATCGGTCCCGACGACGTTCGGGCCGCGCGCGCCGGACTCGCCGTCTGGAACGTCGACCCGAAGACGTACTGGACGTACCACGAGTACGTGATGGCGAACCAGCCACCCGAGAGCCAGGAGTGGGCGACGACGGACAAGCTGGTGAGCTTCGCGGAGAGCGCGGGCGTCTCCAACCCCGAGGCCGTCAGGCGGGCGCTCGAGGACGGGACGTACCAGCAGCCGGTGCAGGCGAACCGGCAGTACATCGAGAAGCTACGCCGGCGATACCCCGAACTGCGCGGGACGCCCGCGCTCATCGTCGACGGGACGTTCGTCCCCCCGATCAGGGACCGGGAGGGGAACCCGACCGAGGAGGTCAAGCAGGCGCTCCAGCGGGTCGCCGAGAACTGA
- a CDS encoding amidohydrolase, translating into MSVTRDRLVALRRDLHRYPEPAWREFRTTARIVEELESIGVDELLVGRELLVEGERMGVPDDDEIARWYRLARERGVREDVLEKTEGGFTGALAVLRRGDGPTVGLRVDIDALPRTESTSEDHLPTAEGFRAESDAMHACGHDAHAAFGVGVVEAIAESDFDGTLKVVFQPAEEVVGGAKAIAESGLLDDCDYLLAAHVGLDHPTGEVVAGIDGFLAVQHFEATFTGESAHAGANPGDGRNAVQALATAVQNLYAIPRHQDGATRVNAGIVEGGSATNIVPEHARIEGEVRGATTELKDYMVERARAVLESAAAMHDCEVRVESDREAPSARSDDAVVDVVETVAADVPGVDSVVRSDDLGGSEDATFLMQRVQDRGGKAAYLCVGTDHPGGHHTATFDVDEDSLPIGVELLTSAILRLADQRP; encoded by the coding sequence ATGTCTGTCACGCGCGACCGACTCGTCGCCCTGCGACGCGACCTGCACCGCTACCCGGAACCCGCCTGGCGCGAGTTCCGAACGACCGCGCGGATCGTCGAGGAACTCGAATCGATCGGGGTGGACGAACTGCTCGTCGGTCGCGAACTCCTCGTCGAGGGCGAACGCATGGGCGTCCCCGACGACGACGAGATCGCCCGCTGGTATCGGCTCGCCCGCGAACGCGGCGTCCGCGAGGACGTCCTCGAGAAGACTGAGGGCGGGTTCACGGGCGCGCTCGCCGTCCTGCGGCGCGGCGACGGGCCGACGGTCGGCCTGCGGGTGGACATCGACGCGCTCCCGCGGACGGAGTCCACGAGCGAGGACCACCTCCCGACCGCGGAGGGCTTCCGCGCCGAGTCCGACGCGATGCACGCCTGCGGCCACGACGCGCACGCCGCCTTCGGGGTGGGCGTCGTCGAAGCCATCGCGGAGAGCGACTTCGACGGGACGCTGAAGGTCGTCTTCCAGCCCGCCGAGGAGGTCGTCGGCGGCGCGAAGGCGATCGCCGAGTCCGGACTCCTCGACGACTGCGACTACCTCCTCGCGGCGCACGTCGGTCTCGACCACCCGACGGGCGAGGTCGTCGCCGGCATCGACGGCTTCCTCGCCGTCCAGCACTTCGAGGCGACGTTCACGGGCGAGTCCGCCCACGCGGGCGCGAACCCCGGAGACGGACGCAACGCCGTCCAGGCGCTCGCGACGGCCGTGCAGAACCTCTACGCCATCCCGCGCCACCAGGACGGCGCGACGCGCGTCAACGCCGGCATCGTCGAGGGCGGGAGCGCGACGAACATCGTCCCCGAGCACGCCCGCATCGAGGGCGAGGTGCGCGGCGCGACGACCGAACTGAAGGACTACATGGTCGAGCGCGCGCGCGCCGTCCTCGAATCCGCGGCGGCGATGCACGACTGCGAGGTGCGGGTCGAGAGCGACCGCGAGGCCCCGAGCGCCCGGAGCGACGACGCCGTCGTGGACGTGGTGGAGACCGTCGCCGCGGACGTGCCGGGCGTCGACTCCGTCGTCCGGAGCGACGACCTCGGCGGCAGCGAGGACGCGACGTTCCTGATGCAGCGCGTGCAGGACCGCGGCGGGAAGGCCGCCTACCTCTGCGTCGGCACCGACCACCCCGGCGGCCACCACACGGCGACGTTCGACGTGGACGAGGACTCGCTGCCGATCGGCGTCGAGTTGCTCACGAGCGCGATCCTGCGGCTCGCAGACCAGCGACCGTAG
- a CDS encoding HAD family hydrolase yields MTTTRTPTTVLFDLDNTLCEHTTTFSDRLAAAFERVGVDPFFETADVHRWLPRVSAESALDLREQVFGGIARELDRDPAVADDLAAAYVDPDPADVRLLPGARETVDALSEEYRLGLVTNGGRAVQRAKLDALDFGDAFETSVYAGGAMPVKPDAEPFERALSALSAAPGEALHVGDSLGSDVAGANALGLRSVWVPHAESLREGPTPSHTIDTLHDLPDLL; encoded by the coding sequence GTGACTACGACTCGGACCCCGACGACCGTCCTCTTCGATCTGGACAACACCCTCTGCGAACACACGACGACCTTCTCCGACCGCCTCGCGGCCGCCTTCGAGCGCGTCGGCGTCGACCCGTTCTTCGAGACCGCCGACGTCCACCGCTGGCTCCCCCGCGTCTCCGCCGAGAGCGCGCTCGACCTCCGCGAGCAGGTCTTCGGCGGCATCGCCCGCGAACTGGACCGCGATCCCGCGGTCGCCGACGACCTCGCCGCGGCCTACGTCGACCCCGACCCCGCGGACGTGCGACTCCTTCCCGGCGCGCGCGAGACCGTCGACGCGCTGAGCGAGGAGTACCGCCTCGGCCTCGTCACGAACGGCGGGCGGGCCGTCCAGCGCGCGAAGCTCGACGCCCTCGACTTCGGGGACGCCTTCGAGACGTCCGTCTACGCCGGCGGCGCGATGCCCGTCAAGCCGGACGCCGAACCCTTCGAGCGGGCGCTCTCCGCGCTCTCCGCCGCGCCGGGCGAGGCGCTGCACGTCGGCGACTCCCTCGGCTCGGACGTGGCCGGCGCGAACGCCCTCGGCCTGCGGTCGGTCTGGGTGCCCCACGCCGAGTCGCTCCGGGAGGGGCCGACGCCCAGCCACACGATCGACACGCTCCACGACCTCCCCGACCTGCTCTGA
- a CDS encoding endonuclease III domain-containing protein yields the protein MDEPAENISGGSAGGGRFSEFRPGDGTSRAEAVVDRLGALYWQKTYGGQDAFECLVRTILSQNTSDKASQPAHDDLMARYGGESGGDLAASLADADRNELAETISSAGLYNQKSKVLLAVAERVVEEYGGASGFDEYVRTADYDAVRETLLGMNGVGPKTADCVLLFAAGRDGVFPVDTHVHRIYRRLGVAPPDADHEGVRAVLEERVPAEKCGFGHTATIQFGREYCTARKPACLDDPEACPLSDLCDQVGVYPETGEVEDPADAA from the coding sequence ATGGACGAACCCGCGGAGAACATAAGCGGCGGGTCGGCGGGCGGCGGTCGGTTCTCCGAGTTCCGGCCGGGGGACGGCACCTCCCGCGCGGAGGCCGTCGTGGACCGCCTCGGCGCGCTGTACTGGCAGAAGACCTACGGCGGGCAGGACGCCTTCGAGTGCCTCGTCCGCACGATCCTCAGCCAGAACACGAGCGACAAGGCGAGCCAACCCGCCCACGACGACCTGATGGCGAGATACGGCGGCGAGTCGGGCGGCGATCTGGCCGCGTCGCTCGCCGACGCGGATCGGAACGAACTCGCCGAGACCATCTCCTCCGCTGGCCTGTACAACCAGAAGTCGAAGGTGCTCCTCGCGGTCGCCGAGCGCGTCGTCGAGGAGTACGGCGGGGCGTCGGGCTTCGACGAGTACGTCCGCACCGCCGACTACGACGCAGTCCGGGAGACGCTGCTCGGGATGAACGGCGTCGGTCCCAAGACGGCCGACTGCGTCCTCCTGTTCGCCGCCGGTCGCGACGGCGTCTTCCCCGTGGACACCCACGTCCACCGGATCTACCGACGGCTCGGGGTCGCGCCGCCGGACGCCGACCACGAGGGCGTCAGGGCGGTGCTGGAGGAGCGGGTTCCCGCCGAGAAGTGCGGCTTCGGTCACACCGCGACGATCCAGTTCGGGCGGGAGTACTGCACGGCGCGGAAACCCGCCTGCCTGGACGACCCCGAGGCGTGCCCCCTGTCGGACCTCTGCGATCAGGTGGGCGTCTACCCCGAGACGGGCGAGGTCGAGGATCCAGCGGACGCCGCCTGA
- the trpB gene encoding tryptophan synthase subunit beta, with product MSSGTFGRYGGQYVPEALMPALEELEDAYERYVLDNEDGFVDEFRERLRDFGGRPTPLQPAEQLSARYDAEVYLKREDLLHGGAHKLNNALGQVLLAKYMGKERIVAETGAGQHGTATAMAAAHLGMPCEVYMGRRDTNRQRPNVFRMRLNGATVTPVDTGRGTLKEAISETMRDWATTVETTHYVIGSVVGPHPFPAMVRDFQSVISEEARGQVRERAGRLPSSVVACAGGGSNTMGAFSAFVPDEGVSLFAVEAGGASLRVDEERGVAPNSASLSTGSEGVLHGARTKLLQDADGQIVESHSVSSGLDYAGVGPELAHLVDEGRVAPVTVDDDAAVEGFHRLSQEEGIIPALETAHAIAWLEDATPEQLGDCVVVCVSGRGDKDLESVVEETAKRDVPNAPDMDVFRGDTR from the coding sequence ATGAGTTCAGGCACGTTCGGACGGTACGGCGGGCAGTACGTCCCGGAGGCGCTGATGCCCGCCCTGGAGGAACTGGAGGACGCCTACGAGCGGTACGTCCTCGACAACGAGGACGGGTTCGTAGACGAGTTCAGGGAGCGCCTCCGCGACTTCGGCGGGCGACCGACGCCGCTCCAGCCCGCAGAGCAGTTGAGCGCGCGCTACGACGCCGAGGTCTACCTCAAGCGCGAGGACCTGCTCCACGGCGGGGCGCACAAGCTCAACAACGCCCTCGGGCAGGTCCTGCTGGCGAAGTACATGGGCAAGGAGCGGATCGTCGCGGAGACGGGCGCGGGCCAGCACGGCACCGCGACGGCGATGGCCGCGGCCCACCTCGGGATGCCCTGCGAGGTGTACATGGGCCGCCGGGACACGAACCGCCAGCGCCCTAACGTCTTCCGGATGCGGCTCAACGGGGCGACCGTGACCCCCGTCGACACCGGACGGGGCACCCTCAAGGAGGCCATTAGCGAGACGATGCGCGACTGGGCGACGACCGTCGAGACGACCCACTACGTCATCGGGAGCGTCGTCGGCCCCCACCCCTTCCCGGCGATGGTGCGGGACTTCCAGTCGGTCATCTCCGAGGAGGCCAGAGGACAGGTGCGCGAGCGGGCGGGGCGGCTCCCGTCGAGCGTCGTCGCCTGCGCGGGCGGCGGGTCGAACACGATGGGCGCGTTCTCGGCGTTCGTCCCCGACGAGGGGGTGTCGCTGTTCGCCGTCGAGGCTGGCGGGGCCTCCCTCCGAGTGGACGAGGAGCGGGGCGTCGCGCCCAACTCCGCGTCGCTCTCGACCGGCAGCGAGGGCGTCCTCCACGGCGCGCGCACGAAGCTCCTGCAGGACGCGGACGGACAGATCGTCGAGTCACACAGCGTCTCCTCGGGGCTCGACTACGCGGGCGTCGGGCCGGAGCTGGCCCACCTCGTGGACGAGGGACGGGTCGCGCCGGTCACCGTGGACGACGATGCCGCAGTCGAGGGGTTCCACCGCCTCTCCCAGGAGGAGGGGATCATCCCCGCGCTGGAGACCGCCCACGCGATCGCGTGGCTGGAGGACGCGACGCCCGAACAGCTCGGCGACTGCGTCGTCGTCTGCGTCTCGGGGCGCGGCGACAAGGACCTCGAGTCGGTCGTCGAGGAGACCGCGAAGCGCGACGTGCCGAACGCGCCCGACATGGACGTCTTCCGGGGGGACACGCGGTGA
- the trpA gene encoding tryptophan synthase subunit alpha — MSRIPEAFADGPAFVPYLAAGDPDFESSLEYVESLARGGADLIELGLPFSEPIAEGPTIQGAVVRALEGGMTPERFFEFVEALDVDVPLVCMTYYNLIYQYGRRASRGDAERAGGGAASGAVGEPGPEPFVRRAAEVGVDGFVVPDLPAEEADPLREACDEYDRDLVFVVAPTTRGERLERIMERVSGYVYVQARLGVTGARADVSDQTAASLDRLSAWDVPKAVGFGISSGENAREVVTAGADGVIVGSALVDIVAEGVETGAPVEETAARLEAKARELKEGALAGEDVTGSERT; from the coding sequence GTGAGCCGCATCCCCGAGGCCTTCGCCGACGGGCCGGCGTTCGTCCCCTACCTCGCGGCGGGCGATCCCGACTTCGAGTCCAGCCTCGAGTACGTCGAGTCGCTCGCCCGCGGCGGCGCGGACCTGATCGAACTCGGCCTCCCCTTCTCGGAACCCATCGCGGAGGGGCCGACGATCCAGGGGGCGGTCGTCCGCGCGCTGGAGGGCGGCATGACTCCCGAGCGCTTCTTCGAGTTCGTCGAGGCGCTGGACGTGGACGTGCCGCTCGTCTGCATGACCTACTACAACCTGATCTACCAGTACGGGAGGCGCGCGTCGCGGGGCGACGCAGAGCGCGCCGGTGGCGGGGCCGCGAGCGGCGCAGTCGGCGAGCCGGGGCCGGAGCCGTTCGTCCGGCGGGCCGCCGAGGTCGGCGTCGACGGGTTCGTCGTCCCGGACCTCCCGGCTGAGGAGGCGGACCCGCTGCGCGAGGCGTGCGACGAGTACGACCGCGACCTGGTGTTCGTCGTCGCGCCGACGACGCGCGGTGAGCGCCTCGAACGGATCATGGAGCGCGTGTCCGGCTACGTCTACGTTCAGGCGCGGCTGGGCGTCACCGGCGCGCGCGCCGACGTGAGCGACCAGACGGCGGCCAGCCTCGACCGGCTCTCGGCGTGGGACGTGCCGAAGGCCGTCGGCTTCGGCATCAGCTCGGGCGAGAACGCCCGCGAGGTGGTGACGGCGGGCGCGGACGGCGTCATCGTCGGGAGCGCGCTGGTCGACATCGTAGCCGAGGGCGTCGAGACCGGCGCGCCCGTCGAGGAGACGGCCGCGCGCCTGGAGGCGAAGGCCCGCGAGCTGAAGGAGGGCGCGCTGGCGGGGGAAGACGTGACGGGATCGGAACGGACTTGA
- a CDS encoding 3-dehydroquinate synthase II: MTRAVWLKADDEVGDWDARRRRITAGLEAGVDWVLVDRDDVDRVRELGQVNVAAFAGDDVHVLDAEPKARAEPDALIVGKGTEGDGTVDLPGDFSGSADLTTLRRGNGAADGAYVRILNEGYEAFAEAAAGDADYTIVVGEDWKIIPLENLIARIGEETTLVAGVTSAEEAKTAFETLEHGADAVLLDADDPDEIRRTVDLRDASDRERLDLRWATVTAVEQTGSADRVCVDTGSLFDHDEGLLVGSMSRGLFFVHAETAESPYVASRPFRVNAGAVHAYVRTPDGKTKYLAELKSGDEVQVVDTEGNTREAIVGRSKIERRPMFRVQAELGGDGETADVVETLLQNAETIKVATREGRKAVTDLAEGDEVLVYYETTARHFGEEVEETIIEQ; encoded by the coding sequence ATGACACGTGCCGTCTGGCTGAAAGCGGACGACGAGGTGGGCGACTGGGACGCGCGACGACGACGCATCACCGCCGGGCTGGAAGCGGGGGTCGACTGGGTGCTGGTCGACCGCGACGACGTCGACCGCGTGCGGGAACTCGGGCAGGTGAACGTCGCGGCCTTCGCGGGCGACGACGTGCACGTCCTCGACGCCGAGCCGAAGGCGCGGGCGGAGCCGGACGCGCTCATCGTCGGCAAGGGCACCGAGGGCGACGGGACGGTCGACCTGCCCGGGGACTTCTCCGGCTCCGCCGACCTCACTACCCTCCGGCGGGGCAACGGGGCAGCCGACGGCGCGTACGTCCGCATCCTGAACGAGGGGTACGAGGCGTTCGCGGAGGCGGCCGCGGGAGACGCGGACTACACCATCGTCGTCGGCGAGGACTGGAAGATCATCCCCCTCGAGAACCTCATCGCGCGGATCGGCGAGGAGACGACGCTCGTCGCGGGCGTCACGAGCGCGGAGGAGGCGAAGACCGCCTTCGAGACGCTCGAACACGGCGCGGACGCCGTCCTGCTCGACGCCGACGATCCCGACGAGATCCGCCGCACGGTCGACCTGCGCGACGCGTCCGACCGCGAGCGACTCGACCTGCGCTGGGCGACCGTGACGGCGGTGGAGCAGACCGGCAGTGCCGACCGCGTCTGCGTCGACACCGGGAGCCTCTTCGACCACGACGAGGGGCTGCTCGTCGGGAGCATGTCCCGGGGTCTGTTCTTCGTCCACGCCGAGACGGCGGAGTCGCCCTACGTCGCCTCCCGCCCGTTCCGCGTCAACGCGGGCGCGGTCCACGCCTACGTCCGCACGCCCGACGGGAAGACGAAGTACCTCGCCGAACTCAAGAGCGGCGACGAGGTGCAGGTCGTCGACACCGAGGGAAACACCCGCGAGGCGATCGTCGGGCGGTCGAAGATCGAGCGCCGCCCCATGTTCCGCGTGCAGGCCGAACTCGGCGGCGACGGCGAGACCGCCGACGTGGTCGAGACGCTGCTCCAGAACGCAGAGACCATCAAGGTCGCCACCCGCGAGGGCCGGAAGGCCGTCACCGACCTCGCGGAGGGCGACGAAGTGCTCGTCTACTACGAGACGACCGCCCGCCACTTCGGCGAGGAGGTCGAGGAGACGATCATCGAGCAGTAG
- a CDS encoding disulfide bond formation protein B has translation MRVRPRRWLAAATAFALVSTAGSLYFSLGLGLVPCDLCWYQRILMYPLVLVLGVAAIEERVGVYRTALPLAVGGIAIAAYHSYIQFAQASGPAICSVGSCSAVQWTAPVLGLTIPNLSLIGFTLITLSLVGMVRQAASAGSSTSPVSG, from the coding sequence ATGCGCGTGCGCCCGAGACGCTGGCTCGCCGCCGCGACCGCCTTCGCCCTCGTCTCGACCGCCGGGAGCCTCTACTTTAGCCTCGGCCTCGGGCTGGTCCCCTGTGACCTCTGCTGGTACCAGCGCATCCTGATGTACCCGCTCGTGCTCGTCCTCGGCGTGGCGGCGATCGAGGAGCGCGTCGGCGTCTACCGCACCGCCCTTCCGCTCGCGGTCGGCGGGATCGCCATCGCCGCCTACCACTCCTATATCCAGTTCGCCCAGGCGTCCGGCCCCGCGATCTGTTCGGTCGGGAGCTGTTCGGCCGTCCAGTGGACCGCGCCCGTCCTCGGGCTGACGATCCCGAACCTCTCGCTGATCGGGTTCACGCTGATCACGCTCTCGCTCGTCGGGATGGTCCGTCAGGCGGCGTCCGCTGGATCCTCGACCTCGCCCGTCTCGGGGTAG
- a CDS encoding 2-amino-3,7-dideoxy-D-threo-hept-6-ulosonate synthase — MNAGTRARLDRIGTDGRYLVVPMDHGITLGAVRGLKDIESTIDAVTRGGADCVLTQKGIAPRVHPNKNGKGYVVHLNASTVIGPDSDDKRLTGTVEEAVRAGADAVSFHINVGSNYEPKQIEELARVADDADRLGMPLLAMTYARGPGIDEHDAQALGHAVRLGEELGADLIKTAYSGDAESFAHVVESTRLPVVIAGGAPEGDHATLAAVRGAMDAGAAGVSMGRSIFQHDDPEAITRAVSAVIHDDASADDALDRAGLSVEA; from the coding sequence ATGAACGCAGGAACACGAGCACGACTCGACCGCATCGGGACCGACGGCCGCTACCTCGTCGTCCCGATGGACCACGGGATAACGCTCGGGGCCGTCCGCGGCCTCAAGGACATCGAATCGACCATCGACGCCGTGACCCGCGGCGGGGCCGACTGCGTCCTCACGCAGAAGGGGATCGCCCCACGCGTCCACCCGAACAAGAACGGGAAGGGGTACGTCGTCCACCTGAACGCCTCGACGGTCATCGGACCGGACAGCGACGACAAACGGCTGACCGGCACCGTCGAGGAGGCCGTCCGGGCGGGGGCCGACGCCGTCTCGTTCCACATCAACGTCGGCTCGAACTACGAGCCGAAGCAGATCGAGGAACTCGCGCGGGTCGCCGACGACGCCGACCGCCTCGGCATGCCCCTGCTGGCGATGACCTACGCGCGCGGTCCCGGGATCGACGAACACGACGCCCAGGCGCTCGGGCACGCCGTCCGCCTCGGCGAGGAACTCGGCGCGGACCTCATCAAGACGGCCTACAGCGGCGACGCCGAGAGCTTCGCGCACGTCGTCGAGTCGACGCGCCTGCCGGTCGTCATCGCCGGCGGCGCGCCCGAGGGCGACCACGCGACGCTCGCGGCCGTCCGCGGCGCGATGGACGCGGGCGCGGCCGGGGTGTCGATGGGCCGCTCGATCTTCCAGCACGACGACCCCGAGGCGATCACGCGCGCCGTCTCTGCCGTGATACACGACGACGCGAGCGCCGACGACGCGCTCGACCGCGCGGGGCTGTCCGTCGAGGCCTGA